The DNA region TTCTTCGGTAAAGAACGGACTTCCGGCAGGTGATTTGAATTTGATGCCGTTGTATTGCGGGGGATTATGCGAAGCTGTGATCATCACGCCCGGCAGGCCAAGCCTTGCACAATGAAAAGAGACCACTGGCGTAGGTACAATGGTGTGGCTGAGCAGAGATTCTAATCCGTTGTTTTGTAATATGTTAGCAAACATTCGGGCAAAATCTCCCGATTGCTGCCGGCCATCGTAGCCCAGCACCACGGCCTCGTAGCCCTGGTACCGACAATAGTCGGCAAAAGCCTGAGCTACCAGCCCCACCGATTGCATGTTGAACTCGCTGCCCAAAAGTGCCCGCCATCCATCCGTGCCGAAAATTATTTTCTGTGTCATGATATATTATTCGAGGTTGTGGGCCAGATGTTCGCGGATGAGGAGGTAGGGCACCTGGTCGGCGGGTTTTTTATATCGCACAGCCAGGGCGGCTGCCACGCCACAGGCTTCGCCCGTGGCCGAGGCGGTGGGTTGGATGCGCAAGGCAGCATGACCTTCGCGCGTGGCCCCAATACACCGGCCTGCAACGAAAAGATTTTCTGACTCCGCTACCCTGAGCGAGCGCAGGGGCACTTCGTAATAATCGCCTTCCTGCAATTCGTCCATGCGGCTTTCTTCGCCTTTTTGTCCGTGAATATCAATACCATAGCAGGCTCTGGCCACGGCATCATCAAACTTTGCCCCCGAGAGCACATCGTGCCCGGTGACCATATATTGGGCCTGTGCGCGGCGCGTTTCGCGCACCCCAACCTGCACAGCCGTATCAATCAGGTAGGCCTGCTCGAAGCCGGGCACGTCGCTGTTCAGAAAATCGACAATCTGTGCCACCTGCCGGTGACCTTCCTGTTCGGCCTGCGTGAGGGTGAAGCTGGTTGTGGGATCGATGCCCAGGATGTTTGTGGTGTTGAAGGAGCCTTCGCCCGAGGATGGCAAAGTGGTAAAGAACACATAGTCCACATCGGCGGGGAAACGACCTTCGTCTTTGGCTTTCCTGATCAGCCCCTTGTAACCGGCAATGCTCACAATGCGTGAAAAGTCGAAGTTGAAATCCATCCAGGGCAGAAAATCTTCCGGATGACGGGCGCTGTATTCGGCTGTGCGCTGCACATCAATGCCTCCCATGCGGAAAAAGAGGGTCAGTGCCTGCAGCTTTCCGGTTTGCTCATCGCCTTTGAGCCAGGGAAATCCACCCAGGGCTACAAGCTGGGCATCGCCGGTGGTGTCGATAAACTGATCTGCTTCCACAATGCGATAGCCGGTGGGGCTCAGCAGTTTTATGCCGGTAATTCTGTCATTGTGGCGAAACACTTCCGTCACGTCGGAATTGTAGGCCAGATGCACCCCGGCATCGCTGAGCATATTGTTGGCCACGGCGCGGAAAGCCCAGGAATAGAAGCCATTATCAATCATTCCGCCAATGTGGCGCATGCGGTCTTCTATTTCGAGGTAGATGCCCCGGACCAGATTTTTGCCGCCGGTGACCGATTTCATAAAGGGCGAGACCATGCCGGCCGACGACATGCCACCCGGAAAGGGATAATGCTCAACCAGAAGCACCGAGGCTCCCAGCCTTCCGGCAGCCACAGCGGCCGAAATGCCGGCTATGCCGGCACCGGCAACGAGAATATCATATTTGTCGTATTGCATCGCTAAACCATTTGGTTATTGTTTGCGGACGTGTGATGGCGGTGCCCACCACCACTGCCCATGCGCCTTGTTTGATGGCCTGAGCCGCGAGCGCGGGCGTATTGAAACGCCCTTCGGCAATCACTGGCAAATGCTGTCCGAACTGTTTCACCAGCCGGTTAAGCAAGTCCCAGTCGGGTTGCCCGTGGTCGAAGTGAAGCGTTTCGGGGGTGTAGCCGCTCAGGGTAGTTGAAAGACAGTGGGCACCAGCAGAGGCGCAAGCCTCGGCTTCGGCCGGGGTGGCAATGTCGGCCATCACCAGTATGTCGTATTTCTGCACGATATGGCTGATAAACTGAGGGCCGGTCATGCCCTGGCGCCCGCGAAACGTGCCATCAATAGCCACCATGTCGCATCCTGCGGCAATGAGGGCCTCCACCTCCGATTCGCTGCCGGTGATGCGCACCATGCCATTGTCGAAGTACGATTTCACCAGGCCGATCAGGGGCAAAGGTACCAGGCTGCGGATGGCGGCAGCTTTGGCCACACCTTCGGTGCGAATACCCACAGCCCCGCCCATCATGGCCGCAACAGCAAACTTGGCCACATCGGCAGGGTTGTTGAATGGCGATTCGCCCTCGGCCTGGCACGAAACAATCAGGCCGCCCTTCAGCTCTTCGAAAATTTGTGTCGCTTTGCGCTTTGATTGCATAACTTATTGTTGCACAGGGATTATTTCGGGATAAACAGGTATCATCCTGATTCGGGAACGGTATTTGCTCCAGCCCTCCGTCGAGAGGCGGTTGAGTTCGCGGTTAAAGGTATCGTCGATGGCCCTTCCCGCCACCTTGCGCAAGGAGATGCTCACAAACCGGCCAATAGGGGTTTCCACATTGCGCACCAGGTTAAAGCCGGGTAAGCTCAGCGGCAGAGGATCGTTGAAAATGGCGTGGATGTACATGTTGTAATGTGCATCCGCATGAATGCCGCTCAACGGAATATTATCGGCATGGTCTTCAATGGCACCGGCAGTGAGTTCGAAAAAACCCTCGCGCCCGAAAAGCCTGAGCACATTGCCTTGCTCATTTTTCACCAGTCCGGCAGGCAGCACATGAAACAGCACCGGAAGTTCGGCCTTTGTGATCCACTCCCAGCATATGCGTTTAATAGATTCGGGATGTAGCAGTATGCCCGAGGGATTTTGGTTGAGCACGCCAAATGGCATGGCAGCTGCACGGCTCACAAGCCGCTGATCGAGGCTGTCTTCACCCTTGAGAGATTTGCCGAAAAAGGCTGCCAGCGATTCGGTGTGCTTACCGCCCGGAAAGCCGAAACGGGCAGCAAGCAGTACTTTTTTTCCGCTGTTTTTGAGGGCAATGGCACGTTCGATACCCCGCGGGCTGCTGCCCCAAACGATCACGTCGAAATGTTTGTCCATAATCTATTTTTTACGCACTGCCAGCACAATGGCAGGTTCCTGAGGTTCAATGCCTTTGAGGTCGTATTCGACCAGCGAGAGGATCTGGCCCAGCTCGAGCAGGCCCGACATATCCACAATTTTTCCCGAAACCACCACAAACACATCGGGCATGAGCTCGCCACCATCGCCATAGGAGCGCAGTTCGGCTATCAATTCCGACACCACGCCTTTCACGCCATCCACGGTGCTTTTGCGGAGCACTACATTGTCGAATTTCCGGCGCACGACCCCGTCGCTGGTGATGATGAGCGCCGGGCGGATGGTCTCGGCCACCAAACCAAAGAAATGTTTTTTGATGCGCTCGAAGCCCACCACAGCCAGCAGGTTGGTGCGACCGTACAGCTTCAGCTGATCGGGTTTTACTTTCAGGGCTTCGGCTGCTGTGGCCAGCAGATCGTTTTCCGGCAAAGCCCCGCCTTTGCGCTCGGTGCCCATTTCGCTGGAGCCTGTGGCCACAGCAATGACTTTTTTATTGGCATTGTCGATCTCTATCTGTACTTCGACCGACTCGGGGCTGGCGCCCATGGCTATGACCGACTCGTAGGCTTGCTGACGGATGCGGATGATGTCGCTTTCGGTGGGGTTGATGATGCTTCGTTCGACGGTGTCGCGTATCATGCCCATGGCAGCGCCAATGGCAGAGATCACCTCTGCATTTTGGGCTATCTCGTGTTTCATTTTCATATGTTTGGCGGCATGTGGCACAATGGCGCTGGCGCCTCCGCCTCCACCATAGATAACCACAAAATCGGGATCGAGTTTGTATTCCCGTATGAGGCCTTTGACTACTTTCTCCACCTTGCGCGAGGTGATATCGAGTATGCTTTCTGCCAGTTCCACAGGGTCGCTGTCCATGTGTTTGGCCACATTTTCCACGGCGCTTTTCACTGCCTTTAGGTTGGCTTCGCCATGGCCTACTGCTTTCACCAGTCCCAGGTAATAGGATGCAGCCGTAGGCGTAATGGTGTAGCTGCCATCGCTTCGTTTGATCTTAAGGTAGTCGGAGGGATCGCCTTTTTTTGGGCAGATGGTTTCGAGTTCGATGTCGGTAAAATCGTCGTTGGTGGCATAGGCCGAATAAGAGAGGTTGGCGATGTGGGCGCTTCGCGGACCTACGTCGTGCACTTTGTTTTTATGGAGCCTGGGCACCGAACCTCCGGCCACGCCAATGGTACGCACATCAATAGTCTTGACGCTCAGCCTGTTGTTGCCGATCTGGGCAGTTTTCACCTGCGGCATGCCGTTTTTGATGACCGAGATGTCGCTCGAGGTACCCCCCACCTCCACGAAGATGCCATCGGAAATCCGGGCATACATGAGTGCGGCAGCCACCCCGGCAGCCGGTCCGGAGAGCATGGTCAGGATGGGACGTTTGCGCATTTCGTTCACGTCCATGATGCCACCATCGGAACGCATCACCATCAGGGGTGCACTGATGCCGCTTTCGCGCACTGCCTGCTCGGTCATGTTGGCCGTTTCAATCATTTTGGGCATCATGCTGGCGTTTACAATAGCCGTACGGGTGCGCACCCTCATGCCGTAGAGCTGGCTGAGGTCGCAAGCTGCAGTAGCCATCACCCCAAGGCGCGCGGCCACCTCCAGCACCATCTTTTCGTGGTGGTTGTCGTCCGGACCAAAGGCCTCGCTTGCCACAAATACTTTGGCGCCTTCGGCCTGCATTTTTTGAATGGCAACTTCAACCTGGCGTTCGCTGACGTCGCTGTTGGTATCGAAAAAAGAGAATGACACGGGCAGTATTTTCCCGGGCGCCAGTTCAATATCGTCGAGCAGGGCCTGCCGGCGTGCCAACCTGCCCTCCAGACCCTTGCCAAAAGCCAGCACACCCACAGGCGCCACATCGCCCTCGAGCAAGGCATTGGTGGCCTGGGTGGTACTGTGGGCGATGAGCACAATTTCTTCAGGCAGAATACCGGTCTTTTCGATGAGTTTCTTCATACTGGCTACCACACCCTCGGCCACCCCCTGCCGGGCATCGTGGGTGGTGGGCACACACGCCTTGCCTATCACACTGAACGACTGCACATCCACGGCCACGGCATGCGTAAAGGTGCCTCCAACATCAATTCCTATCTTTATTTTTCTCATGGCACTTTCCGTTTCAGAAATACATTACTGCAGCAATGATCAAACCCAAAAAGGCAAAAACCCAGGCAAAAGGGAGGGTGTTGTAAAGTATCTTTTGCACGTCCACCTTCATTTCGTTGGCAATCCACACGTTTTGTATGTTGGTCGGGTCGCTGATGCCCTGCAACTGTCCCACCGACCACAGCATGCCCAGGATGGCGCCCGAAGGCATACCGGCAGCCATCATCACCGAGGCGATGCCAAATCCCATGCCCCACACATTGAGTGGCCCCCGGTAAAGCGCCAGCGGTGCAAGCAGGGTAAAAGTAATCACGTACATCAGGCCATTGGAAGGGATGATGGTTTTGACCAGCGGAATCATCAGGGTGCGCACCGGCCATTCCGGGGTACCATAGTGTGCCATAAGGTACTCGGGAGAAACTTCTTTAGGACCAAGCACAGCCACCAGCAACCATCCGATGCCAAACATCAGAATCACTGCCGGCATCACTATGGACGAACCTTCGATGAGCGATTTGATGAGCACGGTTTTGTGATCGCGCTTGTAGGTGATCAGATAGGCATACACGATAGCCAGAATGAATGCAGCCAGAAAATTGACGTGGAAAAACAGGATGAGTACCAGCGGAATCACAGGCGTGAAAATGGCCGTCCAGTGAATGGCTGCCCGGGCACTGCTGCGATGCAAAAAGGCCCTGTATATGGCATTGGCATAAAGCAGGACAATGATGGCCAGAAAAGCATAATAAAACACCTGGCCTGCAGTATGGATGATGGGTTGGAAGCCGGGCATGGTGTTGAGCTTCTGGATGCCCCAGATTATCACTCCGATGCCAGCCGCAGAAATGGCCATCATGCCCAGATTACGTGCAATGTTACCGGCGGTGAGCGAAAATCCGTCGCGATAAAGCTGAACCACGATATAAACCAGTGACCCGCCAAACACTACTCCAAAAAGCGAAAGGATAAACCTTACCACTTCCCACTGGGTGAGGCCCAGCGAGTTCATGTAAAGCGACCAGTTGCCCACATTGAACATGCCCCCAATGTTGACGCCCATGAGCATGATGACGCCTGCGGTGAGCCGGCCAATGCCTACCGAGGTGAGAATGGGCAGCACAATGGCACCCACCATGATCATGGCACCCAGTCCACCTAAGGTGGTGAACAGCAGGATGATAAACAAAAACATCACCAGGGCTATGACCAACGGATTGTCGCCCGAGAGCTCCGCGCCTTTTTTGATGAAGCCTTCGGCTATGCCGGTTTTTTGCATCATGATGCTGAGTACGCCCCCGAACATGGAGATGATGATGGGTTCGGTTAGACGAAACGAGCCCTCACCGATCACATAGGTGAAAATATCGTCGGCCGATAGTCCGGCAACCAGGGCAATTAGGATGGCCAGCACCGGCATGGCCAGCAGGGCCGGCCAGATGCGCTTGGACATCATGCCTGTGATGAACAGAAAAACTACCAGCAGCGCTATGCCTTGCACGATTTCCATAAGAAAATGGTTTCAGGGTTTGTAAATGGCTTTCAGATCGTCTTCGTAGCGGTGTAGCCCTTCATAGAAAAAGAACACCTCGCCATTCAGGCCCATGCGCCGGTTTTCCTGAATCATGTAGCGGAAATAGGC from Bacteroidota bacterium includes:
- a CDS encoding FAD-dependent oxidoreductase, with translation MDKHFDVIVWGSSPRGIERAIALKNSGKKVLLAARFGFPGGKHTESLAAFFGKSLKGEDSLDQRLVSRAAAMPFGVLNQNPSGILLHPESIKRICWEWITKAELPVLFHVLPAGLVKNEQGNVLRLFGREGFFELTAGAIEDHADNIPLSGIHADAHYNMYIHAIFNDPLPLSLPGFNLVRNVETPIGRFVSISLRKVAGRAIDDTFNRELNRLSTEGWSKYRSRIRMIPVYPEIIPVQQ
- a CDS encoding citrate transporter, with translation MEIVQGIALLVVFLFITGMMSKRIWPALLAMPVLAILIALVAGLSADDIFTYVIGEGSFRLTEPIIISMFGGVLSIMMQKTGIAEGFIKKGAELSGDNPLVIALVMFLFIILLFTTLGGLGAMIMVGAIVLPILTSVGIGRLTAGVIMLMGVNIGGMFNVGNWSLYMNSLGLTQWEVVRFILSLFGVVFGGSLVYIVVQLYRDGFSLTAGNIARNLGMMAISAAGIGVIIWGIQKLNTMPGFQPIIHTAGQVFYYAFLAIIVLLYANAIYRAFLHRSSARAAIHWTAIFTPVIPLVLILFFHVNFLAAFILAIVYAYLITYKRDHKTVLIKSLIEGSSIVMPAVILMFGIGWLLVAVLGPKEVSPEYLMAHYGTPEWPVRTLMIPLVKTIIPSNGLMYVITFTLLAPLALYRGPLNVWGMGFGIASVMMAAGMPSGAILGMLWSVGQLQGISDPTNIQNVWIANEMKVDVQKILYNTLPFAWVFAFLGLIIAAVMYF
- a CDS encoding FAD-dependent oxidoreductase; the protein is MQYDKYDILVAGAGIAGISAAVAAGRLGASVLLVEHYPFPGGMSSAGMVSPFMKSVTGGKNLVRGIYLEIEDRMRHIGGMIDNGFYSWAFRAVANNMLSDAGVHLAYNSDVTEVFRHNDRITGIKLLSPTGYRIVEADQFIDTTGDAQLVALGGFPWLKGDEQTGKLQALTLFFRMGGIDVQRTAEYSARHPEDFLPWMDFNFDFSRIVSIAGYKGLIRKAKDEGRFPADVDYVFFTTLPSSGEGSFNTTNILGIDPTTSFTLTQAEQEGHRQVAQIVDFLNSDVPGFEQAYLIDTAVQVGVRETRRAQAQYMVTGHDVLSGAKFDDAVARACYGIDIHGQKGEESRMDELQEGDYYEVPLRSLRVAESENLFVAGRCIGATREGHAALRIQPTASATGEACGVAAALAVRYKKPADQVPYLLIREHLAHNLE
- a CDS encoding N-acetylmannosamine-6-phosphate 2-epimerase, yielding MQSKRKATQIFEELKGGLIVSCQAEGESPFNNPADVAKFAVAAMMGGAVGIRTEGVAKAAAIRSLVPLPLIGLVKSYFDNGMVRITGSESEVEALIAAGCDMVAIDGTFRGRQGMTGPQFISHIVQKYDILVMADIATPAEAEACASAGAHCLSTTLSGYTPETLHFDHGQPDWDLLNRLVKQFGQHLPVIAEGRFNTPALAAQAIKQGAWAVVVGTAITRPQTITKWFSDAIRQI
- a CDS encoding hydantoinase, with amino-acid sequence MRKIKIGIDVGGTFTHAVAVDVQSFSVIGKACVPTTHDARQGVAEGVVASMKKLIEKTGILPEEIVLIAHSTTQATNALLEGDVAPVGVLAFGKGLEGRLARRQALLDDIELAPGKILPVSFSFFDTNSDVSERQVEVAIQKMQAEGAKVFVASEAFGPDDNHHEKMVLEVAARLGVMATAACDLSQLYGMRVRTRTAIVNASMMPKMIETANMTEQAVRESGISAPLMVMRSDGGIMDVNEMRKRPILTMLSGPAAGVAAALMYARISDGIFVEVGGTSSDISVIKNGMPQVKTAQIGNNRLSVKTIDVRTIGVAGGSVPRLHKNKVHDVGPRSAHIANLSYSAYATNDDFTDIELETICPKKGDPSDYLKIKRSDGSYTITPTAASYYLGLVKAVGHGEANLKAVKSAVENVAKHMDSDPVELAESILDITSRKVEKVVKGLIREYKLDPDFVVIYGGGGGASAIVPHAAKHMKMKHEIAQNAEVISAIGAAMGMIRDTVERSIINPTESDIIRIRQQAYESVIAMGASPESVEVQIEIDNANKKVIAVATGSSEMGTERKGGALPENDLLATAAEALKVKPDQLKLYGRTNLLAVVGFERIKKHFFGLVAETIRPALIITSDGVVRRKFDNVVLRKSTVDGVKGVVSELIAELRSYGDGGELMPDVFVVVSGKIVDMSGLLELGQILSLVEYDLKGIEPQEPAIVLAVRKK